The following proteins come from a genomic window of Lolium rigidum isolate FL_2022 chromosome 5, APGP_CSIRO_Lrig_0.1, whole genome shotgun sequence:
- the LOC124652979 gene encoding F-box protein At3g22700-like, producing the protein MATDKDDHIEWPMENHAASISRITSDVLHEILLRLPISSLLRFLRTCHQWRDVIRDSCFVMGHANRAPEHLLLFLPRVNASESHMTVSPGRIKIFDEKWSVSTWAASSMDPDDHLFASCNGLLCFYRKYTLKIVNPMTGQSLYLSKPDRKLFRDLYYLYSFGFHPATGEYKLIYFHREPRHGRLSGQPFCFDSIQVYTLGEDRWREIRAPKESCLVNLGVVNVDGAMYWITEEEGTCCGVGVMRFDLRDETFELLRPPPLKTCEVTDRPCDAPDLSYHITEVDRKVCLVTVPFSCSSPLWRRYNAEVAGRMDVWMLQSPAEDRWFLRYNIDLPASAPRFVPQPCFIRGEKILLHDHDGSAFCQDLQGNGMQTEDCSEVALLNFKPYRYYETQSYLYKETLVPLDVYAGAAIVRSSR; encoded by the coding sequence ATGGCTACCGACAAAGACGACCACATAGAGTGGCCGATGGAAAATCATGCAGCAAGCATCAGCCGCATCACATCTGATGTCCTACACGAGATACTTCTCAGGCTTCCAATCAGCTCTCTCCTGAGATTCCTGAGGACGTGCCACCAATGGCGTGACGTAATCCGCGACTCCTGCTTCGTGATGGGCCATGCTAATCGTGCACCCGAGCATCTCCTCCTCTTCTTGCCAAGAGTAAATGCCTCAGAAAGCCACATGACTGTCTCACCTGGCCGCATAAAAATCTTTGATGAGAAATGGTCCGTGTCAACATGGGCAGCTTCATCCATGGATCCGGATGACCACCTCTTCGCATCATGCAACGGCCTTCTCTGCTTCTACAGGAAATACACACTGAAGATCGTCAACCCAATGACCGGCCAAAGCCTGTACCTCTCAAAACCTGACAGGAAATTGTTCCGTGACCTGTACTATCTATACAGCTTCGGGTTCCACCCGGCGACAGGGGAGTACAAGCTCATCTACTTCCACCGCGAGCCCCGGCATGGCCGCTTGTCAGGGCAGCCGTTCTGCTTCGACTCCATTCAGGTGTACACCCTTGGCGAAGACAGGTGGAGAGAGATCAGAGCACCCAAAGAGAGCTGCCTGGTGAACCTCGGGGTCGTCAATGTGGACGGCGCGATGTACTGGATCACGGAGGAGGAAGGGACATGCTGCGGCGTGGGGGTCATGCGGTTCGATCTCAGGGACGAGACCTTCGAGCTGCTCAGGCCTCCGCCGCTGAAGACTTGCGAGGTGACAGACAGGCCCTGTGACGCTCCTGACCTCTCTTACCATATAACTGAGGTGGACAGGAAGGTGTGCCTGGTGACTGTCCCATTCAGCTGCAGCTCTCCCCTTTGGCGCCGCTACAACGCGGAGGTCGCCGGGAGGATGGATGTCTGGATGCTCCAGAGTCCGGCTGAGGATAGGTGGTTCCTGAGGTACAACATCGACCTGCCCGCGTCTGCGCCGCGGTTCGTTCCGCAGCCGTGCTTCATCCGCGGGGAGAAGATCTTGCTGCATGATCACGACGGTAGCGCGTTCTGCCAAGATCTGCAGGGCAACGGTATGCAGACTGAGGACTGCAGTGAGGTGGCGCTGTTGAACTTCAAGCCTTACAGGTACTACGAGACGCAGTCGTACCTGTACAAGGAGACCCTTGTTCCCTTGGATGTGTATGCAGGGGCGGCCATTGTTCGCTCGTCGCGCTAG
- the LOC124652561 gene encoding F-box protein At3g07870-like isoform X1 — protein MVTEEAKSKKQISDECIINRLPGDLIERIFLRLPVSTLLSCIGVCKHWHDFIRGPQFVTSHLQDAPRYAFLFFPQGLVSGEPYPSDAILIDEAWSPSTYAVPVIGPDDLLFGTCNGLLGLYTKTSTIKIANFTTGEYMHLKKPAKNMRGDHFSFYSFGFHPVTKEYKITHFLGDCIEGRPSNKHKFSFIEVYTLGDKKWKDIPTPEPLSLNSVRNSGVVNVDGTMYWLTEDKTASWQHTLVSFDLREENFAMIQLPVEREDDDYFGPRMFWIRDIGGKLCIVTAQTGRYDARILVGELQIWTLDNPVEQRWSQKHNIKNPPNYIPGPHFVHMDRILAQSFFSVDSFELISENTEVSCSKVATLFDFSPRKLYNMQSYICVKSLVCLDVYKKGGIVCRPKQEVGWKLKKWEVWENELREAENMRREIQKLDHNFSEVTEKIIKLYQVLVDSTHAISERVRMELDHVLQHKPENRNQPRFLRRLNWVERKRDKDELTLRSNKINDRMQAIHQAQKNISSIVRSYMPDQGISIPGVSSTADKNQ, from the exons ATGGTTACTGAAGAAGCCAAATCAAAGAAGCAAATAAGTGACGAATGCATCATAAACCGCCTCCCGGGAGACCTCATTGAGCGGATATTTTTGAGGCTTCCAGTGAGCACTCTGTTGAGCTGCATCGGTGTTTGCAAGCATTGGCACGACTTCATCCGGGGTCCCCAGTTTGTTACATCACACCTCCAGGATGCACCCCGTTATGCCTTTCTATTCTTTCCACAAGGTTTGGTTTCAGGCGAGCCCTACCCTAGTGATGCTATCCTAATTGACGAAGCCTGGTCACCCTCTACATATGCAGTGCCAGTGATTGGGCCCGACGATCTCCTCTTTGGTACGTGCAATGGCCTTCTTGGCTTATACACAAAGACATCAACGATCAAGATAGCAAACTTTACAACTGGTGAATATATGCATCTTAAGAAACCTGCCAAGAATATGAGAGGTGATCACTTCTCTTTCTACAGTTTTGGATTTCATCCTGTGACAAAAGAATACAAGATTACCCACTTCCTTGGTGATTGCATTGAGGGTCGTCCCagtaacaaacacaagttcagttTTATTGAAGTTTACACGCTTGGTGATAAGAAATGGAAAGATATCCCAACACCAGAACCTCTTAGCTTGAACAGTGTGAGAAACTCTGGGGTTGTCAATGTTGATGGCACAATGTATTGGTTAACTGAAGATAAGACAGCTAGCTGGCAACACACACTTGTGTCCTTTGATCTCAGGGAAGAAAATTTTGCAATGATACAACTGCCAGTAGAACGTGAAGATGATGATTATTTTGGTCCTCGTATGTTCTGGATCAGAGATATAGGTGGTAAATTATGTATAGTAACTGCTCAAACCGGTCGTTATGATGCCAGAATTCTTGTTGGTGAGCTGCAGATATGGACACTTGACAACCCAGTAGAGCAAAGGTGGAGCCAGAAGCACAATATTAAGAACCCTCCAAATTACATTCCAGGTCCACATTTTGTTCACATGGATAGGATCCTCGCACAGAGCTTCTTCAGCGTAGATTCGTTCGAGTTGATTAGTGAGAACACTGAGGTTAGCTGCAGTAAGGTGGCAACGCTGTTTGATTTCAGCCCCCGCAAGCTGTACAACATGCAATCCTACATCTGTGTGAAGTCACTTGTATGCTTAGATGTTTACAAGAAGGGTGGCATTGTGTGTAGACCAAAACAGGAAGTAGGCTGGAAATTGAAGAAGTGGGAGGTATGGGAGAATGAGCTTCGCGAGGCAGAGAACATGCGGAGAGAAATCCAGAAACTTGATCATAATTTTTCT GAAGTCACAGAAAAAATTATTAAATTGTATCAGGTTTTAGTGGATAGCACACATGCCATTTCTGAACGTGTACGCATGGAACTCGATCATGTGTTGCAGCATAAGCCAGAAAATCGTAATCAG CCAAGGTTCCTCCGACGGCTTAACTGGGTGGAACGGAAACGGGACAAGGATGAGTTAACTTTGCGGTCAAATAAGATTAATGACAGAATGCAG GCCATTCATCAGGCGCAGAAAAACATCAGTAGTATTGTAAGAAGTTATATGCCGGACCAG GGTATTTCAATTCCTGGCGTTTCTTCCACCGCAGATAAGAACCAATAA
- the LOC124652561 gene encoding F-box protein At3g07870-like isoform X2, which translates to MVTEEAKSKKQISDECIINRLPGDLIERIFLRLPVSTLLSCIGVCKHWHDFIRGPQFVTSHLQDAPRYAFLFFPQGLVSGEPYPSDAILIDEAWSPSTYAVPVIGPDDLLFGTCNGLLGLYTKTSTIKIANFTTGEYMHLKKPAKNMRGDHFSFYSFGFHPVTKEYKITHFLGDCIEGRPSNKHKFSFIEVYTLGDKKWKDIPTPEPLSLNSVRNSGVVNVDGTMYWLTEDKTASWQHTLVSFDLREENFAMIQLPVEREDDDYFGPRMFWIRDIGGKLCIVTAQTGRYDARILVGELQIWTLDNPVEQRWSQKHNIKNPPNYIPGPHFVHMDRILAQSFFSVDSFELISENTEVSCSKVATLFDFSPRKLYNMQSYICVKSLVCLDVYKKGGIVCRPKQEVGWKLKKWEVWENELREAENMRREIQKLDHNFSEVTEKIIKLYQVLVDSTHAISERVRMELDHVLQHKPENRNQPRFLRRLNWVERKRDKDELTLRSNKINDRMQVIHQAQKNISSIVRSYMPDQGISIPGVSSTADKNQ; encoded by the exons ATGGTTACTGAAGAAGCCAAATCAAAGAAGCAAATAAGTGACGAATGCATCATAAACCGCCTCCCGGGAGACCTCATTGAGCGGATATTTTTGAGGCTTCCAGTGAGCACTCTGTTGAGCTGCATCGGTGTTTGCAAGCATTGGCACGACTTCATCCGGGGTCCCCAGTTTGTTACATCACACCTCCAGGATGCACCCCGTTATGCCTTTCTATTCTTTCCACAAGGTTTGGTTTCAGGCGAGCCCTACCCTAGTGATGCTATCCTAATTGACGAAGCCTGGTCACCCTCTACATATGCAGTGCCAGTGATTGGGCCCGACGATCTCCTCTTTGGTACGTGCAATGGCCTTCTTGGCTTATACACAAAGACATCAACGATCAAGATAGCAAACTTTACAACTGGTGAATATATGCATCTTAAGAAACCTGCCAAGAATATGAGAGGTGATCACTTCTCTTTCTACAGTTTTGGATTTCATCCTGTGACAAAAGAATACAAGATTACCCACTTCCTTGGTGATTGCATTGAGGGTCGTCCCagtaacaaacacaagttcagttTTATTGAAGTTTACACGCTTGGTGATAAGAAATGGAAAGATATCCCAACACCAGAACCTCTTAGCTTGAACAGTGTGAGAAACTCTGGGGTTGTCAATGTTGATGGCACAATGTATTGGTTAACTGAAGATAAGACAGCTAGCTGGCAACACACACTTGTGTCCTTTGATCTCAGGGAAGAAAATTTTGCAATGATACAACTGCCAGTAGAACGTGAAGATGATGATTATTTTGGTCCTCGTATGTTCTGGATCAGAGATATAGGTGGTAAATTATGTATAGTAACTGCTCAAACCGGTCGTTATGATGCCAGAATTCTTGTTGGTGAGCTGCAGATATGGACACTTGACAACCCAGTAGAGCAAAGGTGGAGCCAGAAGCACAATATTAAGAACCCTCCAAATTACATTCCAGGTCCACATTTTGTTCACATGGATAGGATCCTCGCACAGAGCTTCTTCAGCGTAGATTCGTTCGAGTTGATTAGTGAGAACACTGAGGTTAGCTGCAGTAAGGTGGCAACGCTGTTTGATTTCAGCCCCCGCAAGCTGTACAACATGCAATCCTACATCTGTGTGAAGTCACTTGTATGCTTAGATGTTTACAAGAAGGGTGGCATTGTGTGTAGACCAAAACAGGAAGTAGGCTGGAAATTGAAGAAGTGGGAGGTATGGGAGAATGAGCTTCGCGAGGCAGAGAACATGCGGAGAGAAATCCAGAAACTTGATCATAATTTTTCT GAAGTCACAGAAAAAATTATTAAATTGTATCAGGTTTTAGTGGATAGCACACATGCCATTTCTGAACGTGTACGCATGGAACTCGATCATGTGTTGCAGCATAAGCCAGAAAATCGTAATCAG CCAAGGTTCCTCCGACGGCTTAACTGGGTGGAACGGAAACGGGACAAGGATGAGTTAACTTTGCGGTCAAATAAGATTAATGACAGAATGCAGGTA ATTCATCAGGCGCAGAAAAACATCAGTAGTATTGTAAGAAGTTATATGCCGGACCAG GGTATTTCAATTCCTGGCGTTTCTTCCACCGCAGATAAGAACCAATAA